The proteins below come from a single uncultured Carboxylicivirga sp. genomic window:
- a CDS encoding DUF3341 domain-containing protein: MKNKTYVSGYFPDDKDLIIAIKELQNNNVDITDVRTPFPVHGLDKVLKMRRSRLPRAGFVAGVVGAVIGFGFQAWVFTEAWPLNFGGKPYLSVPSFVPVTFELTVLFAAFALVFGFLLSSRLGPGADNHIFDEEVTNDRFQILLEASENNTDALQKSLLEVGALGVQLHEVKS, from the coding sequence ATGAAGAATAAGACATACGTTTCAGGATATTTTCCCGATGATAAGGATTTGATTATTGCCATTAAAGAGCTGCAGAATAACAATGTTGATATTACTGATGTGCGTACACCCTTTCCGGTGCATGGTTTAGATAAAGTCTTAAAGATGCGCCGATCTCGATTGCCGCGTGCTGGATTTGTTGCAGGTGTTGTGGGCGCTGTCATTGGTTTTGGATTTCAGGCATGGGTTTTTACTGAAGCCTGGCCGTTAAATTTTGGTGGTAAACCTTACTTATCGGTTCCATCATTTGTGCCGGTAACCTTTGAGTTAACAGTTTTGTTCGCAGCCTTTGCCTTGGTGTTTGGTTTTCTTTTAAGTAGTCGTTTAGGACCTGGTGCCGACAATCATATTTTTGATGAAGAAGTGACGAATGATCGTTTTCAGATATTATTGGAAGCATCGGAAAATAATACAGACGCTCTACAAAAATCATTATTGGAAGTAGGTGCATTGGGAGTTCAGTTACACGAAGTTAAATCATAA